The DNA segment GAATTTGATTATTGTTGTGTACATGCTTCTTTTGCTTTAAAAGAAGAAGGTTATGAAAGCATAATGATAAACTGCAATCCTGAAACAGTAAGTACTGATTATGATACTTCAACAAGATTGTATTTTGAACCACTCACACTTGAAGATGTTTTGAGTGTAATTAGAAAAGAAAATCCTGAAGGAGTTATAGTTCAGTTTGGCGGACAGACACCTATAAATCTTGCAATACCACTGATGAAAAATAAAGTAAAAATCCTTGGGACATCTCCGGAGGCAATAGACATAGCGGAAGACAGAAAGAAATTCAGCAAATTAATAAAAAAACTTAAGTTAAATCAACCGCCGAATGGAACAGCTTTTACTTATGAAGAAGCAAAAAAAATAGCAGAGAAACTTGGATATCCAGTACTTGTAAGACCATCATATGTTCTTGGAGGAAGGGCTATGGAGATTGTATATGATGAGACAACTTTAAAAGAATATATTGAAAAAGCGACCGAAGTTTCACCTGAACATCCCATTTTAATAGACAAATTTCTTGAAGATGCGATAGAAGTTGATGTAGATGCAATATGTGATGGAAAGGTATGTGTTATAGGTGGAATAATGGAACATATTGAAGAAGCAGGAATTCATTCAGGAGATAGTGCAATGGTTTTGCCACCTTATAGTTTGAAGAAAGAGATAATAGAAGAAATAAAGGAGTCAACAAAGAAAATAGCACTTTCTCTGAACATAGTTGGATTAATAAATATTCAATATGCAGTAAAGAATGACATTGTTTATATTCTTGAAGTAAATCCCCGTGCTTCAAGAACTGTCCCATTTGTAAGTAAAACTATAGGTATACCTCTTGCGAAACTTGCAACAAAGATTATGATAGGAAAGACATTAAAAGAACTTGGATTTAAGAAAGAGGTAGATATAAATTATTATGCAGTAAAAGAGTCGGTATTTCCATTTAACAGATTTGGTAATGTAGATGCAGTATTAGGACCTGAGATGAAATCAACAGGAGAAGTAATGGGTATAGATAAAACATTTGAACTTGCCTATGCAAAAAGTCAGATAGCAGCAGGACAGAAATTACCTTTATCAGGAAAAGTATTTATAAGTGTAAAAGATAAGGATAAACCACATATAATTTCAATAGCAAAAGAACTTAAAGATCTTGGTTTTGAGATACTAGCAAGTTTAGGTACAGGAAAAGTGCTTGAAGAAAATGGGATTTCAGTAAAAATAATACCAAAGATTTATGAAGGTAGACCCAATATACTTGACTATGTTATAAATAATGAAATTTCTCTAATAATAAATACTCCATCCGGTAAAAAACCCAAGAAGGACATTGTTTCAATAAGGACAATTGCAGTTCAGAGGAACATACCTCTTGTAACAACAATTCCAGGAGCAAAAGCAACTGTATATGCTATCAAAAAATTGAAAGAAAGTGAATTAAATGTAATGGATGTCAAAAGTTATTACAAATTTAAAAAAGAAATTTAAAATGGTTGGAATAATTGATTTTGGTTCTCAATATACTCAATTGATAGCAAGAAGGATAAGAGAGTTAAATATTTACTGTGAAATTTTACATTATTCTATAAAATATGAAGAAATAAAAAATAAAAATATTAAGGTCTTAATTCTTTCCGGAGGTCCTGGGCATATATCTGAAGATAATATAAACTTTGATGAAAGAATTTTAAAAAGTAATGAATTCTTTATTCTTGGCATATGTTATGGTATGCAAATTATTGCAGAATTATTTGGTGGTGAAGTTTCTCATGGAAATATAAGAGAATATGGAAAAACAATTTTTTATCCAGAAACAAATGAGGAAATTTTTGGTGGATTGAAAAAAGAAACAACTGTCTGGATGAGCCACTGGGATTATGTTAGTAAATTGCCAAAAAACTTTAAAATAATTGGTAAAACTGAAAATATAAAGGTAGGTGCTTTCAGAGATGAAAATAAAAGAATTTATGGATTACAGTTTCACCCAGAAGTTATTCATACAAGAGAAGGTAAGAAGATTTTAAAAAATTTTCTTTTTAAAATATGTAAGTTAAAAAAGAACTGGACAGAAAAATCAATAATTGATAAAGTTAAGGAAGAAATAAAAGAAAAAGTTGGAAATAAAAAAGTTATATGTGCTTTAAGCGGAGGAGTTGATTCTTCTGTTTTATCTATAATTTTACATGATGTATGTGGTGAAAATTCTTTAAGTATATTTGTTAATAATGGACTTTTGAGGAAAAATGAGCCAGAAGAAATAATTAAATTTTTCAATGGTAGAGTAAATTTTAGTTATGTTGATGCTTCAAATTTATTTCTTGAAAGATTGAAAAATATTGAAAACCCTGAAGAAAAAAGGAAGATAATAGGCAATACATTTATTGAGATTTTTGAAAAAGAAGGTGAAAGATTTGGTGCTGAATTTCTTGCTCAGGGGACATTATATCCAGATGTAATTGAAAGTTGTTCTCCTTTTAAAGGCCCCTCTGCAAGAATAAAAACGCATCATAATGTTGGAGGACTTCCTGAAAAAATGAAATTTAAACTTGTTGAACCATTTAGATTTTTATTTAAGGATGAGGTTAGAAAGATTGCTAAAAAATTAAATTTACCAGATTTTATAATTAAAAGACATCCATTTCCTGGGCCTGGACTTGCAGTAAGAATAATTGGGAATATTACGAAAGAACGACTTGAAATATTAAAAAATGCAGATGTTATAGTTAAAGAGGAAATAAAAAGAGCAAATCTTTACGATAAAATATGGCAGGCATTTGCAGTTTTGTTGCCTATTAAAACTGTTGGAGTTATGGGAGATAAAAGGACTTATGAATATGTTATTGGAATAAGGGTTGTGAAAAGTAAAGATGGAATGACTGCTGATTGGGTAAAAATTCCTTATAAAATCCTTGAAAAAATATCAAATAGAATTGTAAATGAGATTAAAGGAGTAAATAGAGTTGTATATGATATAACCTCAAAACCACCTGCAACAATTGAATGGGAATAAAAACTAACTTTTAAACACACCAGATGCCTTAATAAATGCAGTAAAAAGAGGATGTGGCTTAAATGGTTTTGATTTAAATTCTGGATGGAACTGAGTTGCTACAAAAAAAGGATGATTTTTTAATTCAATAATTTCAACAAGGTCTTTTTCAGGATAAATACCAGCAATCACAATTCCATTTTTTTCAAAAATCTCTCTGTATTTATTATTAAATTCATATCTATGTCTGTGCCTTTCATAAATTTTTTCTTTACCATATGCCCTATAAGAAATTGTTCCCTTTTTTAAAATGCAAGGATATGCTCCCAATCTCATAGTTCCACCTTTCATCTTTTTTCTTCTTTGTTCAGGAAGTAAATATATAACCGGGTTTTTTGTTTTTGGATTAAATTCTGTACTTGAAGCATCCTTAAGGCCACAAACACTCCTTGCAAATTCAATTGAAGCACATTGAAGTCCAAGACATATTCCTAAAAATGGTATTTTATTTTCTCTTGCATATTTTATCCCTTCAATTATTCCTTCTATCCCTCTTATACCAAAACCCCCTGGCACAATTATTCCAGATACATCTTTTAAATATTTTTCTGCTCCATCTTTCTCTATTAATTCAGAATCTACCTTTTCAAACTTAACTTTACATTTATTTGCAATTCCACCATGAATAAGTGCTTCATAAATTGATTTATATGAATCTTGCAATTTAATATATTTTCCGACAACACCAATTTTAATTTCTCTTTCCGGATTTCTTAAAATATAAACTATATCTTTCCATTTATTTAAATCATTTTTAAATTTTCTTTTGAGATTTAAATACTTCAAAATAATCAAGTCAAGTTTTTGCTTTGAAAATATCAAAGGTATTTCGTAAATCAAATCAGTATCTATTGCCTCAATAACTGCTTCTTTTTTTACATTACAGAAAAGAGCAATTTTTTCTTTTATTTCTTCTGTTAATGGTTTTTCGGTTCTGCATAATAATATTTTTGGTTGAATACCTATTTCTCTCAATCTTCCCACGCTATGCTGTGTTGGTTTTGTTTTAATTTCATCAGCAACTTTAATATATGGAACAAGTGTTAAATGAATATGTAATGTATCTTCTTCAGGTAAAGTTACCTGTATCTGTCTGATTGCCTCAAGAAATGGTAAACTCTCAATATCTCCAACTGTTCCGCCTATTTCTGTTATTATAATATCACCGTCTTTTTTAAGAGCAAAAATCCTTTCTTTTATTTCATTTGTAATATGAGGAACAACCTGAACTGTTTTACCAAGATATTCACCTTTTCTTTCTTTTTGAATTACAGAAAAATAAATCTGGCCGCTTGTTACATTATTTTTATGAGTCATCTTTGCATTTGTAAATCTTTCATAATGGCCAAGGTCAAGGTCTGTTTCTGTACCATCTTCAGTTACATATACCTCTCCATGCTGAAATGGACTCATTGTTCCGGGGTCAACATTTATATATGGGTCAAATTTCAAAAAAGTAACCTTATATCCATGTGATTCAAGTAAGGTCCCTATTGAAGCAGAAGCAATACCCTTTCCTAGAGAAGATACAACTCCACCGGTAATAAAAATAAATTTCTTCATTTTTTTATATTATCTTATTTTTTCATTACTTTCAAAACTTTTTAATATTTTATCATAAAAAATCAATTCCATTCAGTAATTAAAAATAGGACTGGGTTAAGAGATTGTATTTAGGGTTAAGGTAGAAATTTTTGAAATAAGAATTTAAGATATCAGGTA comes from the bacterium genome and includes:
- the carB gene encoding carbamoyl-phosphate synthase large subunit, with translation EFDYCCVHASFALKEEGYESIMINCNPETVSTDYDTSTRLYFEPLTLEDVLSVIRKENPEGVIVQFGGQTPINLAIPLMKNKVKILGTSPEAIDIAEDRKKFSKLIKKLKLNQPPNGTAFTYEEAKKIAEKLGYPVLVRPSYVLGGRAMEIVYDETTLKEYIEKATEVSPEHPILIDKFLEDAIEVDVDAICDGKVCVIGGIMEHIEEAGIHSGDSAMVLPPYSLKKEIIEEIKESTKKIALSLNIVGLINIQYAVKNDIVYILEVNPRASRTVPFVSKTIGIPLAKLATKIMIGKTLKELGFKKEVDINYYAVKESVFPFNRFGNVDAVLGPEMKSTGEVMGIDKTFELAYAKSQIAAGQKLPLSGKVFISVKDKDKPHIISIAKELKDLGFEILASLGTGKVLEENGISVKIIPKIYEGRPNILDYVINNEISLIINTPSGKKPKKDIVSIRTIAVQRNIPLVTTIPGAKATVYAIKKLKESELNVMDVKSYYKFKKEI
- the guaA gene encoding glutamine-hydrolyzing GMP synthase encodes the protein MSKVITNLKKKFKMVGIIDFGSQYTQLIARRIRELNIYCEILHYSIKYEEIKNKNIKVLILSGGPGHISEDNINFDERILKSNEFFILGICYGMQIIAELFGGEVSHGNIREYGKTIFYPETNEEIFGGLKKETTVWMSHWDYVSKLPKNFKIIGKTENIKVGAFRDENKRIYGLQFHPEVIHTREGKKILKNFLFKICKLKKNWTEKSIIDKVKEEIKEKVGNKKVICALSGGVDSSVLSIILHDVCGENSLSIFVNNGLLRKNEPEEIIKFFNGRVNFSYVDASNLFLERLKNIENPEEKRKIIGNTFIEIFEKEGERFGAEFLAQGTLYPDVIESCSPFKGPSARIKTHHNVGGLPEKMKFKLVEPFRFLFKDEVRKIAKKLNLPDFIIKRHPFPGPGLAVRIIGNITKERLEILKNADVIVKEEIKRANLYDKIWQAFAVLLPIKTVGVMGDKRTYEYVIGIRVVKSKDGMTADWVKIPYKILEKISNRIVNEIKGVNRVVYDITSKPPATIEWE
- a CDS encoding CTP synthase, whose translation is MKKFIFITGGVVSSLGKGIASASIGTLLESHGYKVTFLKFDPYINVDPGTMSPFQHGEVYVTEDGTETDLDLGHYERFTNAKMTHKNNVTSGQIYFSVIQKERKGEYLGKTVQVVPHITNEIKERIFALKKDGDIIITEIGGTVGDIESLPFLEAIRQIQVTLPEEDTLHIHLTLVPYIKVADEIKTKPTQHSVGRLREIGIQPKILLCRTEKPLTEEIKEKIALFCNVKKEAVIEAIDTDLIYEIPLIFSKQKLDLIILKYLNLKRKFKNDLNKWKDIVYILRNPEREIKIGVVGKYIKLQDSYKSIYEALIHGGIANKCKVKFEKVDSELIEKDGAEKYLKDVSGIIVPGGFGIRGIEGIIEGIKYARENKIPFLGICLGLQCASIEFARSVCGLKDASSTEFNPKTKNPVIYLLPEQRRKKMKGGTMRLGAYPCILKKGTISYRAYGKEKIYERHRHRYEFNNKYREIFEKNGIVIAGIYPEKDLVEIIELKNHPFFVATQFHPEFKSKPFKPHPLFTAFIKASGVFKS